GCCCCctggagcaggcggcggcggcggcgctgaccGGCCGATGGTGACCTTCGCCCGGCGCACCCACTCCGGCCGCTACGTCAGCTACTCCCGCGACGACCTCGACAGCGAGCTCGGCGGCAGCGAGGCGGCCGGCTTCTCGCCGGACCGGGAGGAGTTCCTCAGCTACCACGTCCACATCCCGGCCACCCCCGACAACCAGCCCATGGACCCGGCCATCTCTGCGCGCGTCGAGGAGCAGTACGTCTCCAACTCGCTCTTCACCGGCGGCTTCAACAGCGTCACCCGCGCCCACCTCATGGACAAGGTCATCGAGTCCGAGGCCAGCCACCCGCAGATGGCTGGCTCCAAGGGCTCCTCCTGCGCCATCAACGGCTGCGATGGCAAGGTCATGAGTGACGAGCGCGGCGAGGACATACTGCCCTGCGAGTGCGATTTCAAGATCTGCGCTGAGTGCTTCGGCGATGCCGTGAAGAACGGCGGGGCACTGTGCCCTGGATGCAAGGAGCCGTACAAGGCCACGGAGATGGAGGACTTGGTCGGTGGCGCCGAGGGTGGCGCGAGGCCGACTCTGtcgctgcctccgccgcctggcGGTGCGGCCGCCTCGAGGATGGAGAGGCGGCTGTCGATAGTGCGGTCACAGAAGGCCATGACCAGGAGCCAGACTGGTGACTGGGATCACAACAGGTGGTTGTTTGAGACCAAGGGAACATATGGGTATGGAAATGCCATCTGGCCAAAGGAGAATGAGGTGGacaatggtggcggtggtggtggtggaggtgggctCAGTGGAGCCGATGGACAGCCAGCAGAATTCACCAGCAAGCCATGGCGGCCGCTCACTCGGAAGCTGAAGATCCCTGCTGGCATCCTTAGCCCATACAGGTATattacttcttctttttgaacTTAATTCATAAATGTATATGAATATGAGTTGCATTTGCATATCTGTTTTCATGTTCTGATTCATGTGCGCACACTGGACTTTCTTGGTCCATCAATCACATGGGAACTGTACTTTTTCATGAtacatttgatttgattaaTGTTAAAAATGCTTCTAAAGTCAAATTTTGGTTCAACCTGGATCTGTAGATTTGTCCCAGTTGTTGTGATCCAGTCCCTATTCAATAATAAACTTGCAGGTTAGGTGAGTTGTTAGATCGGTCCTACTTCTTCTGATCTCACTCTAACTCCAAAACAAACATGATGGTATCATATTCATATGACAAAAGTACTTGTTCACCAACTTTTCTCTATTATGTATTATATATGCACTCTTAATATTTAGATGACATCCTTTGCTTTTAGCACAAGAGGCACTTGCATTCGCGCAAATCCCACATTCTCCTCTGAGTTTGTCCTGTTCATTAACTTGGTTTCCTTGATGCTTCCTGCAGGCTTCTTGTTCTTATCCGAATGGTTGTTCTTGGTCTGTTCCTTACATGGAGAATTAAACACAAGAACGAGGATGCAATGTGGTTGTGGGGCATGTCTGTTGTTTGTGAACTCTGGTTTGGCTTTTCGTGGATCTTGGACCAGCTGCCAAAGTTGTGCCCAGTTAACCGAGCAACGGACCTTGTTGTTCTGAAAGACAAGTTTGAAACCCCAACACCATCAAACCCCAATGGAAGATCTGACTTGCCAGGGCTCGATATATTTGTGTCCACTGCTGATCCAGAGAAAGAACCTCCATTGGTCACAGCAAACACAATTCTTTCCATCCTTGCTGCTGACTATCCAGTTGAAAAGCTTTCTTGCTATGTTTCTGATGATGGAGGTGCTCTCCTGACATTTGAAGCAATGGCTGAAGCTGCTAGTTTCGCTAACATGTGGGTTCCTTTTTGCCGCAAACACGGCATTGAGCCTCGCAATCCTGAGAGCTACTTTAGTCTGAAGAAAGACCCATACAAGAATAAAGTCCGCTCCGATTTTGTCAAGGACAGGAGGAGGATCAAGAGGGAGTATGATGAGTTCAAGGTCAGGATCAATGGGTTGCCTGACTCTATCCGCCGTCGCTCGGATGCATACCATGCCAGAGAAGAAATCAAGGCCATGAAGAGGCAGCGTGAGGCTGCTCTTGACGATGCGGTGGAAGCTGTTAAAATTGCTAAAGCTACCTGGATGGCTGATGGCACACATTGGCCTGGTACCTGGATCCAACCCTCTGCAGAGCATACTCGTGGTGACCATGCTGGAATAATTCAGGTAGATGTCCTCAGGCAACCTTTTCTTCTCATTGCTTTTCTGTATTGGTTGCAATGTGCCCTCTATATTTAAACCGGCTGCATCATACTTGAGAGCTCAACCATCTTCAGTACACAAGTATGGTGCCGGATACTGTTAAATGAACAAATTAGGCTGCACATAGGTAGTAGGACAAGTTTGCTCCGGTAATTATTAAGCATTCCAGTTTTCCTTTGACCTGTCGAATAGAAACATGCATATGCTTTTCAGTTTTCAGTGTGTACATATTGGGATGCCTGTTTATCAAGTGAGTTATGCTTTCTTAAGTATAACTCACATTTTTTTACCATTTGTATCAATCTAGTATCCACTATCCAGAGTACAGGAAAATTGACCGAGagttgagaaaaaaattaagcaatttacAAATATATTATATGATCAATATGTTATTGAGTACTGAACAAGGAAACCAGCAGTCATTTGATCATTTGTTGTTCTGTTCTTCAGGTAATGCTGAAACCACCTAGCGATGATCCATTGTATGGCAGCAATGGTGAAGAAGGCAGGCCCCTTGACTTCACTGATATTGACATCCGTTTGCCAATGTTGGTCTATGTGTCCCGTGAAAAGCGCCCAGGCTATGACCACAACAAGAAGGCTGGTGCAATGAATGCTCTAGTCCGTTCATCCGCTGTCATGTCAAATGGGCCTTTCATCCTCAACCTGGATTGTGATCATTATGTTTACAACTCCCAAGCTTTCCGTGAAGGCATGTGCTTCATGATGGACCGGGGTGGTGACCGTATTGGCTATGTTCAGTTCCCTCAACGGTTTGAGGGCATTGATCCATCAGATCGCTATGCCAACCACAACACTGTCTTCTTTGATGTCAACATGCGTGCATTGGATGGCCTCATGGGACCAGTCTATGTCGGCACAGGCTGTCTATTCCGCCGCATTGCTCTATACGGATTTGACCCTCCACGCTCCACAGAACATGGTGGCTGCTGCAGCTGTTGTTTCCCGAAGAAGCGCAAGATCAAGATctcttcatctgcatccgaaGAGACACGGGCTTTGCGAATGGCAGACTTTGATGAGGAAGAAATGAACATGTCAACATTCCCCAAGAAGTTTGGTAACTCAAACTTCCTCATCAACTCTATCCCAATTGCTGAGTTCCAAGGGCGTCCGCTTGCTGATCACCCTGGTGTCAAGAATGGGCGTCCTCCTGGTGCTCTTACCGTCCCTCGGGACCTTCTTGATGCCTCGACAGTCGCTGAAGCTATCAGTGTCATCTCATGCTGGTATGAAGACAAGACGGAGTGGGGCCAGCGTGTCGGATGGATTTATGGTTCAGTCACAGAGGATGTTGTCACAGGTTACCGCATGCACAACCGTGGATGGAAGTCAGTCTACTGTGTCACCAAGCGTGACGCTTTCCGCGGCACCGCGCCCATCAACCTCACCGACCGTCTCCACCAGGTGCTCCGGTGGGCTACAGGCTCAGtggagatcttcttctcccgcAACAACGCGCTGCTCGCGAGCCGGAGGATGAAGTTCCTCCAGAGGATCGCGTACCTGAACGTCGGTATCTACCCCTTCACGTCAATCTTCCTCATCGTCTACTGCTTCCTGCCGGCACTGTCGCTCTTCTCCGGGCAGTTCATCGTGCGGACGCTAGACGTGACCTTCCTCACCTACCTGCTGGTGATCACTCTAACACTGTGCATGCTCGCGGTGCTGGAGATCAAGTGGTCAGGGATCAACCTGGAGGAATGGTGGCGTAACGAGCAGTTCTGGCTCATCGGAGGCACCAGCGCCCACCTTGCTGCCGTGCTGCAAGGCCTCCTGAAGGTGATTGCCGGCATTGAGATCTCCTTCACGCTCACGTCCAAGTCGGGCGGTGACGACGAGAACGACGACTACGCAGACCTCTACATCGTCAAGTGGACCTCGCTGATGATCCCGCCCATCGTGATCATGATGGTGAACCTGATCGCCATTGCTGTGGGCTTCAGCCGGACCATCTACAGCGAGATCCCGCAATGGAGCAAGCTGCTGGGTGGCGTGTTCTTCAGCTTCTGGGTGCTGGCTCACCTGTACCCGTTTGCCAAGGGGCTGATGGGACGGCGGGGCCGGACG
This is a stretch of genomic DNA from Brachypodium distachyon strain Bd21 chromosome 1, Brachypodium_distachyon_v3.0, whole genome shotgun sequence. It encodes these proteins:
- the LOC100834644 gene encoding cellulose synthase-like protein D2 — its product is MASNGGGGVLRHSNSSRLSRMSFSGEDGRGQPPGAGGGGGADRPMVTFARRTHSGRYVSYSRDDLDSELGGSEAAGFSPDREEFLSYHVHIPATPDNQPMDPAISARVEEQYVSNSLFTGGFNSVTRAHLMDKVIESEASHPQMAGSKGSSCAINGCDGKVMSDERGEDILPCECDFKICAECFGDAVKNGGALCPGCKEPYKATEMEDLVGGAEGGARPTLSLPPPPGGAAASRMERRLSIVRSQKAMTRSQTGDWDHNRWLFETKGTYGYGNAIWPKENEVDNGGGGGGGGGLSGADGQPAEFTSKPWRPLTRKLKIPAGILSPYRLLVLIRMVVLGLFLTWRIKHKNEDAMWLWGMSVVCELWFGFSWILDQLPKLCPVNRATDLVVLKDKFETPTPSNPNGRSDLPGLDIFVSTADPEKEPPLVTANTILSILAADYPVEKLSCYVSDDGGALLTFEAMAEAASFANMWVPFCRKHGIEPRNPESYFSLKKDPYKNKVRSDFVKDRRRIKREYDEFKVRINGLPDSIRRRSDAYHAREEIKAMKRQREAALDDAVEAVKIAKATWMADGTHWPGTWIQPSAEHTRGDHAGIIQVMLKPPSDDPLYGSNGEEGRPLDFTDIDIRLPMLVYVSREKRPGYDHNKKAGAMNALVRSSAVMSNGPFILNLDCDHYVYNSQAFREGMCFMMDRGGDRIGYVQFPQRFEGIDPSDRYANHNTVFFDVNMRALDGLMGPVYVGTGCLFRRIALYGFDPPRSTEHGGCCSCCFPKKRKIKISSSASEETRALRMADFDEEEMNMSTFPKKFGNSNFLINSIPIAEFQGRPLADHPGVKNGRPPGALTVPRDLLDASTVAEAISVISCWYEDKTEWGQRVGWIYGSVTEDVVTGYRMHNRGWKSVYCVTKRDAFRGTAPINLTDRLHQVLRWATGSVEIFFSRNNALLASRRMKFLQRIAYLNVGIYPFTSIFLIVYCFLPALSLFSGQFIVRTLDVTFLTYLLVITLTLCMLAVLEIKWSGINLEEWWRNEQFWLIGGTSAHLAAVLQGLLKVIAGIEISFTLTSKSGGDDENDDYADLYIVKWTSLMIPPIVIMMVNLIAIAVGFSRTIYSEIPQWSKLLGGVFFSFWVLAHLYPFAKGLMGRRGRTPTIVFVWSGLLAITISLLWVAINPPSQNSQIGGSFTFP